One Rissa tridactyla isolate bRisTri1 chromosome 4, bRisTri1.patW.cur.20221130, whole genome shotgun sequence DNA window includes the following coding sequences:
- the PIGH gene encoding phosphatidylinositol N-acetylglucosaminyltransferase subunit H: MEEWWYRSASGARIALRRRQHSASCRELAVRCPRLRLRSLSAATSAAWLAAYGLFVLTENSMVLSAAIIITLVGLIIYLHFVKIDQESLLVIGSLGIQVTSSYASGKESTTFIEMSQVKDVVINEAIHMQKVIYYLCILLQDPGDPQGVSEVVPLFQSSKPRLDCLIEVYKSCQEILEQRKTAPQSSGIK; this comes from the exons ATGGAGGAGTGGTGGTACCGCTCGGCCTCGGGGGCGCGcatcgcgctgcggcgccgccaGCACAGCGCCTCCTGCCGGGAGCTCGCCGTGCGCTGCCCCCGCCTGCGGCTCCGCTCCCTCAGCGCCGCCACCTCCGCCGCCTGGCTGGCGGCCTACGGCCTCTTCGTGCTCACCGAG AATAGTATGGTGCTTTCTGCTGCTATCATCATTACGCTGGTTGGCCTGATCATATACTTGCACTTTGTGAAAATTGACCAGGAATCGCTATTGGTCATCGGCTCACTCGGCATTCAGGTGACTTCATCCTATGCTTCAGGGAAAGAGAGCACAACCTTCATTGAGATGAGTCAAGTGAAGGATGTGGTTATCAATGAAGCCATCCATATG CAAAAAGTTATCTACTACCTGTGCATCCTCCTCCAGGACCCTGGAGATCCTCAGGGAGTATCTGAGGTTGTGCCACTCTTTCAG AGCTCCAAGCCACGTCTGGACTGCTTGATAGAAGTGTACAAAAGTTGTCAAGAAAtcctggagcagaggaagacggCTCCACAATCAAGTGgtataaaatag